In Thermococcus thioreducens, a genomic segment contains:
- a CDS encoding energy-coupling factor ABC transporter ATP-binding protein has protein sequence MIELENLHFSYSGREVLRGITLKIKRGELFGFLGPNGAGKSTLMLHLNGILKPKKGRVIVDGLDPVKQPKEVRRKVGIVFQDPNDQLFSPTVFEDVAFGPYNLGLRGEELRERVLWALERVGMEDYADRETKELSFGEKKRIAIATVLAMEPEVVVFDEPFANLDFRGKNMLREIILRLRDEGKTVILASHEAEYLGMCDRIALMDGGRIIRVGTPEEILGNPELLREHNLDVPPLAELFLGLGLPVPRSVEEGRKLLEEWKAGGFNQSY, from the coding sequence ATGATAGAGCTGGAAAATCTTCACTTCTCCTACTCTGGAAGGGAAGTTCTCAGGGGAATAACCCTTAAGATTAAGAGGGGAGAACTGTTTGGCTTCCTTGGGCCGAATGGAGCCGGAAAGAGCACCCTTATGCTGCACCTCAACGGTATACTCAAACCAAAGAAGGGCAGAGTCATCGTGGACGGCCTTGATCCGGTAAAACAGCCGAAGGAAGTACGGAGAAAGGTCGGGATAGTTTTTCAGGACCCCAACGACCAGCTCTTTTCTCCGACTGTGTTCGAGGATGTGGCCTTCGGCCCCTACAACTTGGGATTGAGAGGAGAGGAGCTGAGGGAGCGCGTCCTGTGGGCGTTGGAGAGGGTTGGAATGGAGGACTACGCCGACAGAGAAACCAAGGAGCTAAGCTTCGGCGAGAAGAAGAGAATAGCGATAGCCACGGTTCTGGCAATGGAGCCCGAGGTTGTGGTGTTCGACGAACCCTTCGCTAACTTGGACTTCAGGGGTAAGAACATGCTCAGGGAAATCATACTCAGGCTGAGGGACGAGGGGAAAACAGTAATTCTGGCGAGCCACGAGGCAGAATACCTTGGAATGTGCGACAGGATAGCCCTCATGGACGGCGGCAGGATAATAAGAGTGGGAACGCCCGAGGAGATACTCGGGAATCCGGAGCTTCTGAGGGAGCACAACCTCGACGTACCTCCCCTGGCCGAACTCTTCCTGGGCCTCGGCCTGCCGGTTCCGAGGAGCGTGGAAGAGGGAAGAAAACTGCTGGAAGAGTGGAAGGCTGGAGGGTTTAACCAGAGCTATTGA
- a CDS encoding energy-coupling factor transporter transmembrane component T family protein, which produces MYLPFIFLYAIGVVTRKSLTELAYFGLIFLIVVLTMRPKKGVFKKLGFLLGFEGFLFILALFNPGKPVLETPIGPITHEGIYSFFMLLGKAFLSAGAALVVTNSVGFSRILAEMEALRFPRILTLTLAFTYRYLDLFVDETTRMKRAVDSRAFGVGRKEYYRKLGSLIGEVFVRAYLRNGRIYRAMLARGFGEFPSLEEPRPNAKTATLALLALGGLLL; this is translated from the coding sequence GTGTACCTGCCCTTTATTTTTCTTTATGCAATCGGCGTTGTGACAAGAAAAAGCCTCACGGAGTTAGCCTATTTTGGTCTCATTTTTCTGATCGTTGTGCTCACGATGAGGCCAAAAAAAGGTGTTTTCAAAAAACTCGGCTTCCTCCTTGGCTTTGAGGGTTTTCTGTTCATATTGGCGCTGTTTAATCCTGGAAAACCAGTTCTGGAAACGCCAATTGGTCCGATAACCCACGAGGGGATATACTCCTTCTTCATGCTCCTCGGAAAGGCGTTTTTATCAGCGGGGGCTGCACTCGTCGTGACTAACTCCGTTGGTTTTTCAAGGATTCTTGCCGAGATGGAAGCGTTGAGGTTCCCGCGGATACTCACATTAACCCTGGCGTTCACCTACCGCTACCTCGACCTCTTCGTTGATGAGACAACGAGGATGAAGCGCGCCGTGGACTCAAGGGCGTTTGGTGTGGGGAGGAAGGAGTACTACAGAAAGCTCGGCTCCCTCATCGGGGAGGTATTCGTCCGGGCATACCTTAGAAACGGGAGGATATACAGAGCCATGCTCGCGAGGGGATTTGGGGAGTTTCCCAGCCTGGAGGAGCCAAGACCAAACGCAAAGACCGCAACACTGGCTCTATTAGCATTGGGGGGACTGCTGCTATGA
- a CDS encoding PDGLE domain-containing protein, protein MRTIFKGLIIIAVVLAIVLPLASSNPDGLEATMEKVGLTESPIYEAPLDYGETWGQSVVMGLVGIFLTFGVGYGLAKLAKGA, encoded by the coding sequence ATGAGGACGATTTTTAAGGGTCTGATAATCATAGCCGTCGTGCTGGCGATAGTGCTGCCGCTCGCATCGAGCAACCCCGATGGGCTTGAAGCAACGATGGAGAAGGTGGGCCTTACCGAGAGTCCAATCTACGAGGCCCCCCTTGACTACGGTGAAACCTGGGGCCAGAGCGTGGTCATGGGACTAGTCGGAATCTTCCTGACCTTCGGAGTTGGCTACGGCCTGGCAAAACTCGCCAAGGGTGCCTGA
- a CDS encoding energy-coupling factor ABC transporter permease yields MHIPDGLLSTPMIVVTYAITIAGIAYAAKKLRNFPEEKIPLLGLFAAGIFAAQMVNFPIIGGVSGHLLGATLVAIMLGPYAAVIVMTAVLLIQTLLFGDGGITAIGANILNMGLIGAFIGYGVYTKLRGINETFAIALASWLSVVLGAGMTAVEIGLSKSLPFMKVLSLMLGYHAIIGIGEAILTVLIVYAVRAKLPSVEGVPA; encoded by the coding sequence TTGCACATTCCAGATGGACTGCTGAGCACGCCGATGATAGTGGTTACCTACGCAATAACGATAGCCGGGATAGCCTACGCCGCCAAAAAGCTCAGGAACTTCCCGGAGGAGAAAATACCTCTCCTGGGCCTCTTCGCGGCTGGAATCTTCGCGGCGCAGATGGTCAACTTCCCGATAATAGGTGGCGTCAGCGGCCACCTGCTTGGGGCAACGCTGGTCGCTATAATGCTCGGACCATACGCGGCGGTAATAGTCATGACGGCAGTTCTGCTTATACAGACGCTCCTCTTCGGCGACGGTGGGATAACGGCAATCGGCGCAAACATCCTCAACATGGGGCTTATAGGAGCCTTCATAGGCTACGGTGTTTACACGAAGCTCAGGGGCATCAACGAGACCTTCGCCATAGCCCTTGCCTCCTGGCTCTCCGTCGTTCTTGGAGCGGGCATGACCGCAGTGGAGATCGGCCTCAGCAAGAGCCTCCCGTTCATGAAAGTGCTCTCCCTTATGCTCGGCTACCACGCTATAATCGGAATTGGTGAGGCAATACTCACCGTCCTGATAGTTTATGCCGTAAGGGCAAAGCTTCCGTCAGTTGAGGGGGTGCCCGCATGA
- a CDS encoding proteasome assembly chaperone family protein, translating to MKESVIHVYERPELRDPVFIEGLPGIGLVGKLAAEHLIQELNAVKFADLYSPHFMHQVLIKKNSVVELMKNEFYYWKNPDENGRDIIIITGDQQVPPTDSPGHFEVVGKMLDFVNEFGVREIITMGGYQVPELQGEPRVLAAVTHEELVEYYQKKLEGCQVEVIWREDEGGAIVGAAGLLLGMGKLRSMYGISLLGESLGYIVDAKAAKSVLLAVTKILGLELDMTALEERAKETEEILRKVQEMQRAMLEQQMPPTPEEEDRGYL from the coding sequence ATGAAGGAGTCAGTTATCCACGTCTATGAAAGGCCTGAACTCAGAGACCCGGTCTTCATAGAGGGTCTCCCGGGGATAGGCCTTGTCGGGAAGTTGGCTGCCGAGCACCTCATCCAGGAGCTCAACGCGGTCAAGTTCGCAGACCTTTACTCACCGCACTTCATGCATCAGGTTCTCATAAAGAAGAACTCTGTCGTTGAGCTCATGAAGAACGAATTCTACTACTGGAAAAACCCCGACGAGAACGGCAGAGACATCATAATAATCACCGGGGACCAGCAGGTTCCGCCCACCGACAGCCCCGGCCACTTTGAGGTCGTTGGAAAGATGCTGGACTTCGTCAACGAGTTCGGTGTCCGCGAGATAATCACTATGGGCGGCTACCAGGTGCCCGAGCTCCAGGGGGAACCGAGGGTTTTAGCGGCGGTAACCCACGAAGAGCTGGTAGAATACTACCAGAAAAAGCTGGAAGGTTGCCAAGTAGAGGTTATCTGGCGCGAGGACGAGGGCGGGGCCATAGTAGGCGCTGCCGGACTGCTCCTCGGTATGGGCAAGCTCCGCTCGATGTACGGTATAAGTCTCCTCGGAGAGAGCCTTGGCTACATCGTGGATGCCAAAGCCGCAAAGTCCGTCCTCTTAGCTGTGACCAAAATCCTCGGTCTTGAGCTCGACATGACCGCCCTGGAAGAGCGCGCCAAGGAGACGGAGGAGATACTCAGGAAGGTTCAGGAGATGCAAAGGGCCATGCTGGAGCAGCAGATGCCTCCCACCCCAGAGGAGGAGGACAGGGGCTATCTCTGA
- a CDS encoding RNA-protein complex protein Nop10 codes for MRFRIKKCPECGRYTLKETCPICGAKTKVAHPPRFSPEDPYGEYRRRLKREQLGIAGRD; via the coding sequence ATGAGGTTCCGCATAAAGAAGTGTCCCGAGTGTGGGCGCTACACCCTCAAGGAAACCTGTCCCATCTGTGGAGCTAAAACCAAGGTAGCCCACCCGCCGCGCTTCTCGCCGGAAGACCCGTACGGCGAGTACCGGAGAAGACTCAAGCGCGAGCAGCTGGGTATAGCAGGGAGGGATTGA
- a CDS encoding translation initiation factor IF-2 subunit alpha, translating to MPRKAKEYPEEGEFVVATVKSIHPYGAFLKLDEYPGKEGFMHISEVASTWVKNIRDFVKEGQKIVAKVIRVDPSKGHIDLSLKRVNQQQRKAKLQEYKRAQKAENLLKMAAEKIGKDFETAWKEVWVPLEEEYGEVYAAFEDAAQNGMEVLEELISEEWIEALKPIIEAYVEIPTVTIDAEFEITVPSPNGVEIIKEALIRARDRANEEKEIDVKFSYQGAPRYRIDITAPDYYKAEEVLEDIAEEILRVIKEAGGEAALIRKEKRIKKIKRRGA from the coding sequence ATGCCGAGGAAAGCCAAAGAGTATCCCGAGGAGGGAGAGTTTGTCGTCGCTACCGTCAAGAGCATTCACCCTTACGGTGCGTTCCTCAAGCTCGACGAGTACCCCGGCAAAGAGGGGTTCATGCACATAAGCGAGGTCGCCTCGACATGGGTCAAGAACATAAGGGACTTCGTCAAGGAAGGGCAGAAGATAGTCGCCAAGGTTATACGCGTTGACCCGAGCAAGGGGCACATCGACCTGAGCCTCAAGAGGGTGAACCAGCAGCAGAGAAAGGCCAAGCTCCAGGAGTACAAACGCGCCCAGAAGGCGGAGAACCTTCTCAAGATGGCGGCAGAGAAGATAGGAAAGGACTTTGAAACCGCCTGGAAGGAAGTATGGGTTCCCCTTGAGGAGGAGTACGGAGAAGTATATGCCGCCTTTGAGGATGCCGCTCAAAATGGAATGGAAGTCCTCGAAGAGCTCATAAGCGAGGAATGGATTGAAGCCCTTAAACCGATCATAGAGGCCTACGTCGAGATACCCACGGTCACCATCGATGCCGAGTTCGAGATAACCGTCCCCAGCCCCAACGGGGTCGAGATTATCAAGGAAGCCCTAATCAGGGCACGTGACAGGGCGAACGAGGAGAAGGAGATAGACGTCAAGTTCTCCTACCAAGGGGCGCCGAGGTACAGGATTGACATAACTGCCCCGGACTACTACAAGGCCGAGGAGGTCCTTGAAGACATCGCCGAGGAGATACTGCGCGTTATAAAGGAAGCCGGCGGCGAGGCGGCCCTTATCAGGAAGGAGAAGCGCATTAAGAAGATAAAGAGGAGAGGGGCATGA
- a CDS encoding 30S ribosomal protein S27e encodes MALPKNLIPMPRSRFLRVKCIDCGNEQIVFSNPATTVRCLVCGATLVEPTGGKGVIKAKILEVLE; translated from the coding sequence ATGGCGCTCCCGAAGAACCTCATCCCTATGCCGAGGAGCAGGTTCCTCCGCGTCAAGTGTATCGACTGCGGCAACGAGCAGATAGTCTTCAGCAACCCTGCGACCACCGTTAGGTGTCTCGTCTGCGGTGCAACGCTCGTCGAGCCGACCGGTGGAAAGGGTGTCATCAAGGCCAAGATACTTGAGGTTCTTGAGTGA
- a CDS encoding 50S ribosomal protein L44e yields MKYPKQIRTYCPYCKKHTIHKVEKVKKRPRSELSQGQRRFRRIMKGYRGFPRPNPAGREKPVKKLDLRFRCTVCGKAHTRGQGFRVKKFELVEV; encoded by the coding sequence ATGAAGTATCCGAAGCAGATAAGGACTTACTGCCCCTACTGTAAGAAGCACACTATCCACAAGGTCGAAAAGGTCAAGAAGAGGCCAAGGAGCGAGCTCAGCCAGGGCCAGAGGCGCTTCAGGAGGATCATGAAGGGTTACCGCGGTTTCCCGAGGCCGAACCCGGCCGGAAGGGAGAAGCCTGTCAAGAAGCTCGACCTCCGCTTTAGATGCACCGTCTGCGGCAAGGCCCACACCAGGGGACAGGGCTTCCGCGTTAAGAAGTTCGAGCTGGTGGAGGTGTGA
- a CDS encoding HTH domain-containing protein produces the protein MAEVELVFKVLKEAGKPLKSKEIAELAGIDKKEVDKAIKALKKEGKIISPKRCYYAPAE, from the coding sequence GTGGCCGAGGTTGAACTCGTTTTCAAGGTTTTGAAGGAGGCCGGAAAGCCCCTCAAGAGCAAGGAGATAGCGGAGCTCGCGGGGATTGACAAAAAGGAAGTTGACAAAGCCATCAAGGCTCTCAAGAAGGAGGGGAAAATAATCTCTCCAAAGCGCTGCTACTATGCCCCGGCGGAGTGA
- a CDS encoding lysine exporter LysO family protein: MRFLIYVLLALVAGILTGHFYAPEFGNLYEIMLYLLILIIGIDLGQSFRLREIKKLGRLAIKLPLGTFLGSLLGGLVASLLLGIEPKWGLAVAAGCGWYSLTGPLIAQYSAVYGTLGFLANLTREIFTVLLYPVMIRRVPKELAVSMGGATTMDTTLPIMTKFGGSEVALIAFVHGFVLTALVPFVVPFILQF, translated from the coding sequence ATGAGGTTTCTGATTTACGTCCTGCTCGCGCTGGTCGCTGGCATACTCACTGGACACTTCTATGCCCCGGAGTTCGGAAACCTCTATGAAATCATGCTCTACCTGTTGATACTGATAATCGGAATTGATCTGGGCCAGAGCTTTCGCCTGAGGGAGATTAAGAAGCTCGGAAGACTGGCCATAAAACTGCCTCTCGGCACATTCCTGGGCTCACTCTTGGGCGGCCTCGTCGCTTCCCTGCTCCTGGGAATAGAACCCAAGTGGGGGCTGGCTGTGGCGGCCGGCTGTGGCTGGTACAGTCTCACCGGGCCTTTGATAGCCCAGTATTCAGCCGTCTACGGAACCCTTGGTTTCCTGGCTAACCTCACGAGGGAAATCTTCACGGTGCTCCTCTACCCAGTAATGATAAGGAGAGTCCCCAAGGAGCTGGCGGTCTCCATGGGTGGTGCAACCACGATGGACACGACGCTACCTATAATGACGAAGTTCGGGGGCAGTGAGGTCGCACTTATAGCCTTCGTTCACGGCTTCGTGCTCACCGCGCTGGTACCGTTCGTGGTTCCATTCATATTACAGTTCTGA
- a CDS encoding pyridoxal phosphate-dependent aminotransferase, which translates to MIRASERAMGIEYAIRDVVLPARELEKKGIKVIRLNIGDPGKFDFQPPKHMRAAYCKAIQDGHNYYGPSEGIPELREAIVERERKKNGVDITPDDVRVTAAVTEALQFIFGALLNPGDNILVPSPSYPPYTGLVKFYGGIANEYLTVEENGWQPDIDDMRKKIDERTKAIAVINPNNPTGALYEKKTIKEILDLAGEYGLPVISDEIYDLMTYEGKHVSPGSLTKDVPVIVMNGMSKVYFATGWRLGYFYYVDPKNRLAEVREAIDKMARIRLCPNTPAQFAAIAGLTGPMDYLEEYMAKLKERRDYIYKRLSEIPGISTTKPQGAFYIFPKIEERSKWKSDKDFVLDALHEAHVLFVHGSGFGKAGAWHFRAVFLPPVEILEGAMDNFEAFMRKRLGA; encoded by the coding sequence ATGATTCGCGCATCCGAACGGGCTATGGGCATCGAATACGCCATAAGGGACGTTGTTCTCCCGGCTAGGGAGCTTGAAAAGAAGGGAATAAAGGTAATAAGGCTCAACATAGGTGATCCGGGCAAGTTTGATTTTCAGCCGCCCAAACACATGAGGGCCGCGTACTGCAAGGCCATTCAGGATGGGCACAACTACTATGGGCCGAGCGAAGGCATTCCCGAGCTGAGGGAAGCGATAGTGGAGCGCGAGAGGAAGAAGAATGGCGTTGACATAACTCCCGACGACGTCCGCGTTACCGCGGCCGTTACCGAGGCGCTGCAGTTCATATTCGGCGCCCTCCTCAACCCAGGGGACAACATCCTTGTCCCTAGTCCAAGCTATCCGCCTTACACGGGCCTCGTCAAGTTCTACGGCGGCATTGCCAACGAGTACCTCACAGTGGAGGAGAACGGCTGGCAGCCGGATATCGACGACATGAGGAAGAAAATAGACGAAAGGACAAAGGCCATAGCGGTCATTAACCCGAACAACCCAACGGGAGCGCTCTACGAGAAGAAGACGATTAAGGAGATACTCGACCTCGCCGGTGAATATGGCCTGCCCGTGATAAGCGACGAGATATACGATCTCATGACCTACGAGGGGAAGCACGTCTCTCCTGGCTCCCTCACGAAGGACGTCCCTGTAATAGTCATGAACGGTATGTCAAAGGTTTACTTCGCCACAGGGTGGCGTCTCGGCTACTTCTACTACGTTGACCCCAAGAACAGGCTCGCCGAGGTCAGAGAGGCTATAGACAAGATGGCCAGGATAAGGCTGTGCCCCAACACCCCGGCCCAGTTCGCCGCCATAGCCGGCCTGACGGGCCCGATGGACTACCTTGAGGAGTACATGGCCAAGCTTAAGGAGAGGAGGGATTACATCTACAAGCGCCTAAGTGAGATTCCGGGGATAAGCACCACCAAGCCCCAGGGAGCCTTCTACATCTTCCCGAAGATAGAGGAGCGCTCCAAGTGGAAGAGCGATAAGGACTTTGTCCTTGATGCCCTCCACGAGGCCCACGTGCTCTTCGTCCACGGTTCCGGCTTCGGAAAGGCCGGGGCATGGCACTTCAGAGCGGTCTTCCTGCCGCCGGTTGAGATACTTGAGGGGGCCATGGACAACTTCGAGGCATTTATGAGGAAGAGGCTTGGGGCTTGA
- a CDS encoding MoaD/ThiS family protein: MIRVKVLGRGIEREIEWKKGLKVADVLREVGFNTESAIAKVNGRVALEDENVSDNDYVEVIPVVSGG; this comes from the coding sequence ATGATACGGGTAAAGGTCCTTGGAAGGGGTATAGAAAGGGAGATTGAGTGGAAGAAAGGGCTCAAGGTCGCAGACGTTCTCCGTGAGGTCGGCTTCAACACGGAAAGCGCCATAGCCAAGGTGAACGGTAGGGTCGCACTTGAAGACGAGAACGTCAGCGACAACGACTACGTTGAAGTCATCCCCGTCGTCTCGGGCGGGTGA
- a CDS encoding Nre family DNA repair protein, protein MSAPPFNSKLCAVCKGRKLLCGRPTCPILERFRVARTVEQRLNKRHLFGSSPPSIFVGEYGYPRVRIGPLVPPIEGKTDYLDNPLKWENKTIRDILYYRSLLVMGETKADIHVRRSGRILGEVQELAMSIRPVDSEILLKRKPVLKVLPSEFAPPIGPKAELLDFELTENPKIPRRTDYVVNDELKAEQAIMRLYNWGFDEYYIIRLLSAGLLGVDKKLVPTRWSITAVQDTIGKNLRREILRYPEINDYEVYFYRFLGNRYAVLLMPESYAFELLEVWLKGSLFGAGEPSVIHDYEDFRGRREYVKETAGAYHAARLSVLEALRVRRRQARIVVFREVTPEYYAPVGVWQIRLGVKKAMDNLVGRFETLNEALDAIKRRLEHPFEKYLARSYILGSLARQKTLDEWLGKNIYRLGGENPGG, encoded by the coding sequence ATGAGTGCTCCACCCTTTAACTCAAAACTCTGTGCGGTATGCAAAGGCAGGAAGCTCCTCTGCGGCAGGCCAACCTGTCCTATTCTTGAACGCTTCAGGGTAGCCCGCACCGTCGAGCAGAGGCTGAACAAACGCCACCTTTTCGGCTCTTCCCCGCCCAGCATTTTCGTTGGTGAGTATGGCTATCCCCGGGTCCGCATAGGTCCTCTTGTGCCTCCCATCGAGGGCAAGACGGACTACCTTGACAACCCCCTCAAATGGGAGAACAAGACGATTCGCGATATCCTCTACTACCGCTCGCTTCTCGTCATGGGTGAGACCAAAGCTGATATTCACGTGAGGAGGAGCGGCAGAATTTTGGGTGAGGTTCAGGAGCTGGCGATGTCGATAAGGCCGGTTGACAGCGAGATACTCCTCAAGAGAAAGCCAGTCCTCAAAGTTCTTCCAAGCGAGTTCGCGCCGCCAATAGGACCAAAGGCGGAACTCCTCGATTTTGAGCTCACCGAGAACCCGAAAATTCCACGCAGGACGGACTACGTTGTTAATGACGAGCTGAAGGCCGAGCAAGCTATAATGCGCCTGTACAACTGGGGCTTCGACGAGTACTACATCATAAGACTCCTCTCCGCTGGGCTTCTTGGGGTAGACAAAAAGCTCGTCCCGACGAGGTGGAGCATAACCGCTGTCCAGGACACGATAGGCAAGAACCTGAGGCGCGAGATTCTCCGCTACCCCGAGATAAACGACTACGAGGTCTACTTCTACCGATTCCTTGGAAACAGATACGCTGTTCTTCTGATGCCCGAGAGCTACGCCTTCGAGCTTCTGGAGGTATGGCTGAAGGGTTCCCTCTTCGGGGCTGGCGAGCCCAGCGTCATTCACGACTACGAAGACTTCCGCGGGAGGAGGGAGTACGTCAAGGAAACGGCCGGAGCGTATCACGCCGCCAGGCTGAGCGTCCTTGAGGCACTCCGCGTGAGGAGGAGACAGGCGAGGATAGTGGTCTTCCGCGAGGTCACACCGGAGTACTATGCCCCTGTTGGGGTCTGGCAGATAAGACTGGGCGTTAAAAAGGCGATGGACAACCTGGTTGGACGCTTTGAGACGCTCAACGAGGCCCTCGATGCCATAAAGCGTCGCCTTGAGCATCCATTTGAGAAATACCTTGCGAGAAGCTACATCCTCGGAAGCCTCGCGAGGCAGAAGACTTTAGACGAGTGGCTCGGAAAGAATATATACCGCCTCGGCGGAGAGAATCCCGGTGGATGA
- a CDS encoding type II toxin-antitoxin system PemK/MazF family toxin, producing MKGKIVLVPFPFTSLKGTKLRPALVLFEDRKDVTLAFISSRSEHYNSKTDVLIEQVHPEFHLTGLKVSSFVRLTKIATVQKDILVGELGEIGPLLKTKINQKICSLLGFEP from the coding sequence ATGAAGGGGAAGATAGTTCTCGTGCCGTTTCCATTTACAAGTCTAAAAGGAACAAAACTCCGTCCGGCTCTTGTGCTGTTTGAAGATAGAAAAGACGTTACACTCGCCTTTATCTCCTCAAGGAGTGAGCACTATAACTCAAAAACCGACGTTCTAATTGAACAGGTTCATCCAGAGTTCCACCTAACTGGTCTCAAAGTTTCATCGTTCGTTCGACTTACAAAGATAGCAACAGTCCAAAAGGACATCCTCGTCGGTGAACTTGGGGAAATTGGACCACTTCTCAAAACGAAGATAAACCAGAAGATATGCTCTCTTCTGGGGTTTGAGCCATGA
- a CDS encoding alkaline phosphatase family protein produces the protein MRKKLALISLDGCGVYNLKHMPFLSELAESGSFAVVDSIFPTLTDLVHTSVMTGVWPRDHGVVENGYYDRLSDRKVNFYDYEVAFNPHRVIRGPTIVDLLRQKGVRTASVSGYTMPPFSGTDVRIFPPFFAGDRMYRQHGRDWRKDVWVLNSALYLYEECRPDLLLVHFASIDGMSHDHGPLSEGSLKAVETVDTAVRTLWERLKEEYAFIIFADHGQEEVHTWVNLKTYLKKHGIETLRVSSGGGVHVYLRDPNQAEEAFEVLRKAPGVKEVFFRDELPHLDTPLSGELIVSAKPGYWFCSHRMCKGIKGVSHWVKGMHGSMNEPVMKVPIILWGFERVGLDEPSLMDIAPTVLKFFGLEKPGNMVGRSLIL, from the coding sequence ATGAGAAAGAAGCTCGCCCTCATAAGCCTCGACGGCTGTGGGGTTTACAACCTGAAGCACATGCCCTTCCTGAGCGAGTTAGCTGAAAGCGGGAGCTTTGCCGTGGTCGATTCCATTTTCCCAACGCTGACTGACCTCGTCCACACGAGCGTCATGACGGGTGTCTGGCCCAGAGACCACGGCGTCGTCGAGAACGGCTACTACGACCGCCTCTCTGACAGAAAGGTCAACTTCTACGACTACGAGGTGGCCTTTAATCCCCACAGGGTAATTAGGGGCCCGACCATCGTTGACCTGTTGCGGCAGAAAGGTGTCAGAACCGCCAGCGTCTCCGGCTATACCATGCCCCCGTTCAGTGGAACGGACGTTAGAATCTTCCCACCCTTCTTTGCTGGTGATAGGATGTACCGCCAGCACGGTCGCGATTGGAGGAAGGACGTCTGGGTGCTGAACTCCGCCCTCTACCTCTACGAGGAGTGCAGGCCGGATTTGCTCCTCGTCCACTTCGCCTCGATAGACGGCATGAGCCATGACCATGGCCCCCTGAGTGAGGGTTCTCTAAAGGCTGTCGAGACTGTGGATACGGCCGTGAGAACCCTCTGGGAGAGACTGAAGGAAGAGTATGCATTCATAATCTTCGCCGACCACGGACAGGAAGAGGTTCACACCTGGGTGAACTTGAAAACCTACCTCAAGAAGCACGGCATCGAGACGCTACGCGTCTCCTCTGGCGGTGGGGTTCACGTTTATCTCAGAGACCCGAACCAGGCCGAGGAAGCCTTTGAAGTTCTGAGAAAGGCTCCGGGGGTCAAAGAAGTCTTTTTCCGCGATGAGCTTCCACACCTTGACACGCCCCTGAGCGGCGAGCTGATAGTCTCCGCCAAGCCTGGCTACTGGTTCTGCTCCCACAGGATGTGCAAGGGCATAAAGGGAGTGAGCCACTGGGTCAAGGGAATGCACGGCTCGATGAACGAGCCGGTAATGAAGGTTCCGATCATCCTCTGGGGCTTCGAGAGGGTGGGGCTTGACGAACCGAGCCTCATGGATATAGCACCGACGGTTTTGAAGTTTTTTGGCTTGGAAAAGCCGGGGAATATGGTGGGGCGGAGTTTGATTCTCTGA